The Triticum dicoccoides isolate Atlit2015 ecotype Zavitan chromosome 6A, WEW_v2.0, whole genome shotgun sequence genome has a window encoding:
- the LOC119314584 gene encoding senescence-specific cysteine protease SAG39-like, protein MASYSQGLLFAILACACVLSALAARDLAEDRSIVTRHEQWMAKYGRVYNDVAEKAHRLEVFKANVAFIESVNAGTDKFWLEANQFADIADDEFRATHTGYKAPVGGNKGRKTGFTYANVSLDALPTSVDWRTKGAVTPIKDQGQCGCCWAFSTVASMEGIVKLSTGKLISLSEQELVDCDVDGMDQGCEGGLMDNAFEFIIDNGGLTTEGNYPYTGNDGSCNSNKESNAAASIKGYEDVPANDEASLQKAVAAQPVSVAVDGGDNLFRFYKGGVLSGNCGTELDHGIAAVGYGIAGDGIKYWVMKNSWGASWGENGFIRMERDVADEQGLCGLAMQPSYPTA, encoded by the exons ATGGCTAGCTACTCACAAGGTTTGCTCTTCGCCATCCTCGCATGCGCCTGCGTGCTTAGCGCTCTTGCAGCCCGGGACCTCGCCGAGGATCGGTCTATTGTCACAAGGCATGAGCAGTGGATGGCTAAGTATGGCCGTGTGTACAATGACGTTGCTGAGAAAGCACACCGGCTAGAGGTGTTCAAGGCCAATGTCGCGTTCATCGAGTCGGTGAATGCAGGGACCGACAAGTTCTGGCTCGAGGCTAATCAGTTTGCGGATATCGCCGACGATGAATTCAGGGCTACGCACACAGGGTATAAGGCGCCGGTGGGTGGTAACAAGGGCAGGAAGACGGGGTTCACGTATGCGAACGTTAGCCTCGATGCGCTCCCAACATCTGTGGACTGGAGAACCAAAGGCGCGGTCACTCCCATCAAAGACCAAGGCCAATGTG GGTGTTGCTGGGCCTTCTCCACGGTGGCCTCTATGGAAGGCATCGTGAAGCTGAGCACCGGGAAACTGATCTCATTGTCGGAGCAGGAGCTGGTGGACTGCGATGTGGACGGCATGGACCAGGGCTGCGAGGGAGGGCTCATGGACAACGCCTTCGAGTTCATCATCGACAACGGTGGCCTAACCACCGAGGGCAATTACCCCTACACCGGCAACGACGGCAGCTGTAACTCCAACAAGGAGTCCAACGCCGCCGCATCCATCAAGGGGTACGAGGATGTGCCGGCCAATGACGAGGCGTCGTTACAGAAGGCGGTGGCCGCACAGCCCGTGTCCGTGGCCGTTGATGGAGGGGACAACCTCTTTCGGTTCTACAAGGGCGGCGTTCTCTCTGGCAATTGTGGCACGGAGCTCGACCACGGCATCGCGGCGGTCGGGTACGGCATTGCCGGCGACGGGATCAAGTACTGGGTGATGAAGAACTCGTGGGGCGCATCATGGGGCGAGAACGGTTTCATCAGGATGGAGAGGGATGTCGCCGACGAGCAAGGCCTCTGCGGACTCGCCATGCAGCCTTCCTACCCGACGGCATAA